The nucleotide sequence GGTTATCCAGTATCGTACCCTATGTCCCTCTTTTCTCGCTGATTTGCCATctttgaaaagaaaaggttttccttttgttgataatttgatttttctggactggaatcacctttttgACATCAAAAAACCTGTTTATCCATTGttggtcaaagagttttatgcaaacatgacttatcATGAGGGCACTGCTCATTCATATGTCAAGGGCCGAGATATCGTTTTAAACAATGAGACCATCAGTGATGCtttgaagtatactgatgttgggccCTGTGCCTACACGTcagttaagtgggatgaaggggTTGGTGTTTCTTACAATGATGTCCTGGCTAGTATTTGTGAACATATCTCTCTAATAgatggcattacacccactcacaaagccctaggatatgagcGTGCTCAACTGCACCGAATAGTCAATCATATTATTCTGCCTCAAAGcggctcatatcaaagggtttcctacactgatactcttgttttatatgcccttctcaccaaaactgaaatttcatttgcatatttgatggttagatacatgtttgactctgttagaaGTGAAAAGGACAAAGCTCTTCCTTATGGCATATTTCTGACTTGtatttttgagtattttggtgttgacttgaccaatgagaaatatgaaaatagacattcatatctaaagggaggtggttcagtgaaacagcaaaaaggaccaaCTCGATCTGAGAGAGTGGTTCTAGACGATGATGATGACGAGTTCATTCCAGATGATTCTACTGCTCCGTCCACTGAGGGTACTTCCATTTCCACTGGGAAGAAATCCACTCTGCTGAATGTGGTCAGGGATGTTGCTCAAGAGTTTGTCTCTCAATCAAATCACTTGATTGAATTGAGCAAAGAGAAAAGGAAGCtggctagcaagcatgagaacttcctGAAGAAGTCAAGGGATAGCGTGGCTGTACTGATGACCttcattgataaccttcaaaatgatgaagatgctgccactgatgttgaagaggatgCTGTTTCGGAAgggaatggttctgatgcctaggatttgtctcataaaaactgNNNNNNNNNNNNNNNNNNNNNNNNNNNNNNNNNNNNNNNNNNNNNNNNNNNNNNNNNNNNNNNNNNNNNNNNNNNNNNNNNNNNNNNNNNNNNNNNNNNNNNNNNNNNNNNNNNNNNNNNNNNNNNNNNNNNNNNNNNNNNNNNNNNNNNNNNNNNNNNNNNNNNNNNNNNNNNNNNNNNNNNNNNNNNNNNNNNNNNNNNNNNNNNNNNNNNNNNNNNNNNNNNNNNNNNNNNNNNNNNNNNNNNNNNNNNNNNNNNNNNNNNNNNNNNNNNNNNNNNNNNNNNNNNNNNNNNNNNNNNNNNNNNNNNNNNNNNNNNNNNNNNNNNNNNNNNNNNNNNNNNNNNNNNNNNNNNNNNNNNNNNNNNNNNNNNNNNNNNNNNNNNNNNNNNNNNNNNNNNNNNNNNNNNNNNNNNNNNNNNNNNNNNNNNNNNNNNNNNNNNNNNNNNNNNNNNNNNNNNNNNNNNNNNNNNNNNNNNNNNNNNNNNNNNNNNNNNNNNNNNNNNNNNNNNNNNNNNNNNNNNNNNNNNNNNNNNNNNNNNNNNNNNNNNNNNNNNNNNNNNNNNNNNNNNNNNNNNNNNNNNNNNNNNNNNNNNNNNNNNNNNNNNNNNNNNNNNNNNNNNNNNNNNNNNNNNNNNNNNNNNNNNNNNNNNNNNNNNNNNNNNNNNNNNNNNNNNNNNNNNNNNNNNNNNNNNNNNNNNNNNNNNNNNNNNNNNNNNNNNNNNNNNNNNNNNNNNNNNNNNNNNNNNNNNNNNNNNNNNNNNNNNNNNNNNNNNNNNNNNNNNNNNNNNNNNNNNNNNNNNNNNNNNNNNNNNNNNNNNNNNNNNNNNNNNNNNNNNNNNNNNNNNNNNNNNNNNNNNNNNNNNNNNNNNNNNNNNNNNNNNNNNNNNNNNNNNNNNNNNNNNNNNNNNNNNNNNNNNNNNNNNNNNNNNNNNNNNNNNNNNNNNNNNNNNNNNNNNNNNNNNNNNNNNNNNNNNNNNNNNNNNNNNNNNNNNNNNNNNNNNNNNNNNNNNNNNNNNNNNNNNNNNNNNNNNNNNNNNNNNNNNNNNNNNNNNNNNNNNNNNNNNNNNNNNNNNNNNNNNNNNNNNNNNNNNNNNNNNNNNNNNNNNNNNNNNNNNNTGTTTGCTGATGGTAATAGCTTGATGTTGGACTGATTATGTGATGTTGCTCATTTGATATCCCTTGTACAAGATATATTGTACATAAATCTTTATTGTGCTTCCTTTAAGTACAATGTGAAACAGGGACAAAGAGGAAAGCATAGATTCAGGGGGAGCAACATAAAATCAAAGGGagtctctaaaaccttaactcaaactcatttccttttgattgttgcttaaaatcatgtttgtcatcaagggggagattgttgagttaagaaattaactaaattaattaatgatgacaaacattatttttgagcaaaataaataattagtgttgattaattaaatctacttattaactaattgtttattATTGCAGGCCAAATGTTAATAGCACAAATGGAATAAAAGGCACTCAGCAAAGAATATTGGgctgaaagcaaaataaagagcccaagcaaaagcaaagaaagaaaccaAAGAAATTAAATCGGGCCATGCACACTAATACCATCCAAGCCCGAACTGATTTCAGAATTGAAATTTCCTCTCTCTTGCTTAACCAAAAGCAACGTTCTTCTTCCTTCTAATCAAGTCACATCAAGATTTCagaaaaagcaagaaagagaaagagaagaaaagcttcTTCCATAAGCCattaaccaaagaagcaagagagagagagagttgaagcTTGAAGCACAGAAGCTAAAACAGAAAACCCGAGAAAGTGGAAGTTCTTATAAGATtaacaagaagaagaaagggaggaatTATATTCATACATGATGAGAGTTTGACATTTAgcaatataaattatatatttgatACATAATTTGCGTTGGTTTGAGAAAGGATTGTTAGACACCAGTTGAATTGAATTGTCTGTAATATGAGTTACTGTTTTCAATATATTGAAGTTAGTGTGGTTTTTAACCATTGTGTCTTTTTAAATCTTATTTGTAGATGGATGAAGGTATAACGATTGTGTATCATCATGGAGGTAGTTTTGTCACCAAACCAAATAGTAGTTTGGTTTATGACAATAATTACACTGATGAGTTGACTAGGCTAGATGAGGATTTACTAGATGTATTTTCACTTAGAAATTACTACAAGGTCCTAGGTTATGATAACATGGTTGAGTATTGGTGGCTTGTTCCTGGTAGACCTATGAAGAGTGGATTGCGAGCACTAAGTCATGACAAAGAGCTGGTAGAGATGTATTTCTATGCAAACAACAATGAGGGAAGAGTGCACATATACTATGAGCATGGAGTTTTCCAACCCATGGTAGATGAAGAAGCACCTAAATTGATAGAGCTAACATCTAATTTCACTGGTGTAGAGAAAGATGTCAAAGGGACCACACCTATCCCAAATAATGATACACCAACAATTTCTTCCCATAGTAAATCACCCATCAACAGCACAATTGAAGGCCCTTCCAATGTAGCATCCAATCCCCCACTTGAATCTGCTTCCACCCCCCGTTGAAAGAGATACCGCAACCGAAACCAACACTTAAACCCACACCTAAGTCCAGGCCAGCACCTAAGGAGATACCTAGACCTACACCTAAACCCAAACCAGCACCTAAGGAGACACCTAAACCCACACTCAAACCAGCACCTAATCCCAAGTCCACATCCAAACTAGCACCTAAGCCCAAGTCCACATCGAATACAACTAAGTCCATACCCAAGTCCAGATCCAAACCCAATCCAACACCCAAATCAGCACCCAAGCCCAATTCAACACGCAACTCAGCACCCAAATCTAAAGCCACTTCATCCAAATCAATTCCTACTACAACCAGATCCTCTGCTAGACTAAAAAAAAGTGGTGGGACAAAAATAGGATACTGACAGCAAGACAGCCTATATAAGCCTCGATGATAGCAATGACAGTGACAGTGACTCACATGACTCCTACAAATCTGCAAAAGACAACCTATATAAGTCTGGACCACAAGATAGTTCTATTGAATCAGATATTGAAGGTGGTCTATACGCAGTAAGattgaggaaatttaaattgAAGTATGCTCCAGGTGCTGCCTGGAAGAAGGACAAAGAGAAAATAGTGGAGGAAGATGACATCTAACCATTACAGTGTCAGACGTCATTTAAAATTGTCAGGTCAGCTTTTTAGTGATGGAAAACAACGAAAGGGCTAAATTGAGGCACAGGTCAAAATTTCAGGATATAATTTAAGTCAATTAAAAATTTGAGAACTAAATTATATTGAGATCAAATTTTAGGGATCATTTTATATATTAATTCAAAATTACACTAAACAAAAATattgagagaaaaaaaattagcaGATTGACAAATTTAGTAATACACACAAAATTTACAGATTGGCAAATTTAGTAATACGCACAAAATTCGTCCATTTTCAACTTGCCTATTTATATCACGTTCTTCTATGTATTTGGCGTGGTACGATCTGAAttgaattattatatttatttttttcaattaatttaattttatttaaataaatataattgaaattattgatttaatttaatttaataaagttANNNNNNNNNNNNNNNNNNNNNNNNNNNNNNNNNNNNNNNNNNNNNNNNNNNNNNNNNNNNNNNNNNNNNNNNNNNNNNNNNNNNNNNNNNNNNNNNNNNNNNNNNNNNNNNNNNNNNNNNNNNNNNNNNNNNNNNNNNNAAAAATTAACGGTTTAAAATTGTTagaaaaaagaacaaataagTCCCAACCTTTTGTCTTACGAATATTTGTATTCTTGATCATTAAAAAATGGTGCATTTTATGGTGTAGAAATAAAATTATTTCTACATGTGTAGAAGAATAGGTGTCAATGCATTAGTAGTTCATGTTGATGGCTCTTGGATGGGGAATAATTAATTAGACTACACAATTATTGATTCATTAGACCCACAAAAAGAAAGAGNNNNNNNNNNNNNNNNNNNNNNNNNNNNNNNNNNNNNNNNNNNNNNNNNNNNNNNNNNNNNNNNNNCTATaccctatagtttcgtgaaatttttaattaggtccctatactctttttctttttaattgagtccctgcactaatttttttttcaattaagtccctcttagtagtaattggcttaattttataggaacccaattaaaaaaaaggaattgatatagggacttaaataaaagaaaaaaaaatgtaaggacccaattaaaaaaaaaatttggtgcaatgactcaattaaaaggaaaaaaagtatagggacctaattgaaaatttcgcgaaattatagggaccaacagagtaattaaaccatttttttattttaataaattgaataaatattttatttattaaaataaataatttaaaaaattattaccaTGTAGACGAAATATATgtgtttataaatataaaaatataatttttgaaaataataaaaaatattaataatttaaattagaccaAATTCTTAAAAATAGAACATTTCAATTAATATAGAAGGTGGATGATCTTAACCATACTACTTCCATCCACTGAcgttttttattagaatttacactaaatcaattcaaataataacaaggcgggattcgaacccccaacacttgcttaagcaaactagtgagctaaccactagacaaagttcattaattagttagttaaaaccGCCTATTTCTTCTGTTATTTTGAAACTGCTCATCTTTTCTGTTATTTGAAACTGCTTATCTTTCTTATTATTTGAAATATTCTATTTTTAAGagtttgatttaatttaaattattaatattttacatgttttaatttataaattgaaTTGATAATTTACTATTATTAAAGGTATCCCTTTTTTTAGAAGAAAATATTTAACTTTGAACAAAAGATTAAATTAGAACGATATAAAATATTttagacaaaaataaaatatttcaaaCATTAAGGATAAAATTAGAACTTAGTTCAAATATTATGGACCAAAACAATATTTTTTCATTGTAAattgttatttattttcaaatatttaataATAGGGTAAAATATACTTTTGTCCTTGATgtctgtaattttttttaaaatatctctaattttttattttatttaattttatctttaacgTTTTCGATTCAtttaattacaattaaaaaaatattttatttttgtctaaAACATTTTATATCGTTCTAAATTTattcaatttattaaaataaaaaaatataataagttGTCTCTATGACAGAAATACAATGTCACACACTTTCTTTTTGTGGGTCTAATGAATCAATAATTGTGTAGTCTAATTAATTCTTCCCCATCCAAGAGCCATCATCATGAACTACTAATGCATTGACACCTATCTTTCTACACATGTAGAAACAATTTCATTTCTACACCATAAAATACAccttaaaaaatacttttaagttcctAACTTTCCCCACTGAATGGCTGATAACAGAGTAACAGTATTTACACTTTAAAGAGCTAACATCGTGAATGTGACATCGTCAATCAAATCTGAAAAGAATTAAAATCCGTGACTGCTGAAACACTTATTAGGCAATAAATCTACTTACATTACAATAACCGTCTACGAAAACTAGAATGACCACAAGAAAAGAGCTAAAGCACCTATCTAAAGAGTTCTAACATGAGCTCTACACCACGATTcttcattaaaattttttcagAATCCTAGTGACTCCCATGGAAGAAGTTAAACTGGTACATGCGAGTACATTAACATATTCTCGATGCAGCTTGACTATTTTCACATTTCAGAGTAGCTATCTGCCTTGACTGTCGCTATCCTCTTCTGATATATTAAACAAGAACTTCGGAAGCGAGGCAATTCGAGGGAGATGAAGCAACAATTCTCCAAACGAGTCTTTCCTAGACATGCCTGGTGCCTGCTTGCTAGATGAAACATCTCTAGAGTCCTCTTCCAATATCTTGAAATCTATTCTACTTTTGTCATCCATCACTGTTTCATGAGTATGGGCAAGTTGAATACCTTTCCCACGGTCAGGCCCTTCAACCAGAGTTTCATGGTCATGTGAGTTCTGCACGGCTGGAGGGTCCTTCTGAAGAAGACAACAAAGAGAATTGACCCTTGACATGAGTGATTTTTCATCAGAAGCGGCTGTACCTATAGCCTGATTGTCACTAAGAAGATACTGTGCAATGTCCTCCAGCATTTCCTGGTACTCTGGCTCAGATGTTATTTGCTCAGAAAGGCAATGTTCAATGTGGCCAAGAAAATCGCTGACTGACATAGAAGGGCGTAATCCAGGCACTTTAATCTCATCCCAATTTCTAGGGGCCTTGGATTCAGCTTCAGAACTTGAACTCCCTTCAATTGCACGGCAGTCCATGACTAGtttataaaagaaaaacaaaacaaaaagttaATATAAAGCACAATAAACCTTCAACACAGTGTAATAAAGAATCAATGATCAGGACAATCAATACAAGAGCCAGGTTCTTATATTACCTGAACTAGGGGAAGGCGCTTCACGGGGCAGACTATCTATGCTAATGGCTGGAGGATTATTGTGCTCAATCGTAAATGATGGTGACAGGGATGCAATAGGTGATTGCACGTCCAGAAAACTAGACATGGCAGATCCCTTACTGTTGACTTGATGCACATCATGATCTTTTGGATTGTCCGCGCTCTCAGCAGAAGAGGGCCTTGTCTCAAAATGAGGTGAATCCAAAATTATATCTGGTTGTTGGCTTAAAAAATTAAGACGGGCATCACACTGGATAAGCTTTTCAAAATGCTTGGTCAACAGCCCTTGTGGACATTGCAAAAGATGCTGCCTACAGAAAACCCAAGTTGAGTTAGACACATCAGGTCTTAGAAATATAATAACTTAGGACTTGATGATTATAGCATGAACCCAATATAAATTAGAAGTTAACACATTGAACCAAACAAATTTTCACAATAAAAAGCCATTAACGACTATGAATGTGTTAAATCTATATCATAAAGACt is from Arachis ipaensis cultivar K30076 chromosome B01, Araip1.1, whole genome shotgun sequence and encodes:
- the LOC107641491 gene encoding uncharacterized protein LOC107641491 yields the protein MVQLMGSGNHHSDPETALIRERRLVKLEIEDPLEEENGPINKRSKSSLAPKESISRDASFGDASAYSILDEPSPLGLRLKKSPSLLDLIQMKLSQGSVAVTNTESDNLSCLGKKDTRAAAGTSSVDKLKASNFPASLLKIGTWEYKSKYEGDLVAKCYFAKHKLVWEILEGGLKSKIEIQWSDITALKANCPEDGPSSLSVVLARQPLFFRETNPQPRKHTLWQATSDFTDGQASKHRQHLLQCPQGLLTKHFEKLIQCDARLNFLSQQPDIILDSPHFETRPSSAESADNPKDHDVHQVNSKGSAMSSFLDVQSPIASLSPSFTIEHNNPPAISIDSLPREAPSPSSVMDCRAIEGSSSSEAESKAPRNWDEIKVPGLRPSMSVSDFLGHIEHCLSEQITSEPEYQEMLEDIAQYLLSDNQAIGTAASDEKSLMSRVNSLCCLLQKDPPAVQNSHDHETLVEGPDRGKGIQLAHTHETVMDDKSRIDFKILEEDSRDVSSSKQAPGMSRKDSFGELLLHLPRIASLPKFLFNISEEDSDSQGR